A single region of the Eulemur rufifrons isolate Redbay chromosome 8, OSU_ERuf_1, whole genome shotgun sequence genome encodes:
- the LOC138389866 gene encoding mucosal pentraxin-like, which produces MEKILLGVLLLTTVAGGVPANSDMTGKVFIFPKESATAYVSLIPKVKKPLQNFTLCLKAFTDLTRPYSLFSYSIPSQDNELLLFVKKMGVYMLYIGNSEVTFNAPPSPYIPTHVCASWESASGIAELWVNGKLLGRKGVRQGYSVGSEAKIILGQEQDSFGGQFDASQSFVGEIWDVSLWDHVLPLKEMHDLCNSGNILNWQDLTYEDNGYVVTKPKVWA; this is translated from the coding sequence ACATGACAGGGaaggtgtttatttttcctaaagaatCTGCTACAGCCTATGTGTCCTTGATTCCCAAGGTGAAGAAGCCACTGCAGAACTTCACGCTGTGCCTGAAAGCCTTCACAGACCTCACCCGCCCTTACAGTCTCTTCTCCTACAGCATTCCTTCCCAGGACAATGAGCTGCTTCTCTTCGTCAAAAAAATGGGGGTGTACATGCTGTACATTGGGAATTCTGAGGTCACTTTCAACGCACCCCCATCTCCTTACATCCCAACCCATGTCTGTGCAAGCTGGGAGTCTGCCTCTGGGATTGCTGAACTCTGGGTGAATGGAAAActcctggggaggaagggagtaAGACAGGGGTACTCTGTGGGGTCAGAGGCTAAGATTATCTTGGGACAAGAGCAGGATTCCTTTGGGGGACAATTTGATGCAAGTCAATCCTTTGTTGGGGAGATATGGGATGTTTCCTTGTGGGATCATGTGCTCCCTCTAAAGGAGATGCATGACTTGTGTAACAGTGGCAACATCCTGAACTGGCAGGACCTAACTTATGAAGATAATGGCTATGTGGTGACTAAGCCCAAGGTGTGGGCTTAG